The Acidobacteriota bacterium genome includes a window with the following:
- the groEL gene encoding chaperonin GroEL (60 kDa chaperone family; promotes refolding of misfolded polypeptides especially under stressful conditions; forms two stacked rings of heptamers to form a barrel-shaped 14mer; ends can be capped by GroES; misfolded proteins enter the barrel where they are refolded when GroES binds; many bacteria have multiple copies of the groEL gene which are active under different environmental conditions; the B.japonicum protein in this cluster is expressed constitutively; in Rhodobacter, Corynebacterium and Rhizobium this protein is essential for growth) produces the protein PGGGVALLRCVSEVEKMKLEGDEKIGADIVKKALEAPLRQIAENAGYEGSVVVEKVKEMDEEFGFNAEKEEYENMFQVGVVDPVKVVRNALINAASIASLLVTTEALVSEIPEKKEKEQMPGGPGGGGLY, from the coding sequence CCCCGGTGGAGGGGTTGCTCTTCTCCGCTGCGTCTCTGAGGTGGAGAAGATGAAGCTCGAAGGGGATGAGAAGATAGGTGCTGATATCGTGAAAAAGGCTTTAGAGGCACCTCTCCGCCAGATCGCCGAGAATGCGGGTTACGAGGGCTCGGTGGTAGTGGAGAAGGTGAAAGAGATGGACGAGGAGTTCGGCTTCAATGCGGAGAAGGAGGAGTATGAGAATATGTTCCAGGTTGGTGTGGTTGATCCGGTGAAGGTAGTACGGAACGCCCTCATAAATGCGGCGAGCATCGCTTCCCTTCTCGTGACCACCGAAGCGTTGGTTAGCGAGATCCCAGAGAAGAAGGAGAAGGAGCAGATGCCCGGTGGCCCCGGTGGTGGAGGGCTTTATTAA
- the hrcA gene encoding heat-inducible transcription repressor HrcA — protein sequence MVGKELDRRSKEVLRAVISHFIAKGTPVGSRTLCKMGRFGYSPATLRNIMADLEEMGYLTQPYTSAGRVPTDKGYRFYVDSLMRSRRLRKREEEFILFSLKSYAGDLERLMEQTSRILSRLSRNVGLVFCPRLPSIVLKHIRFIKLEYPKILVVIVCHSGAVINKVIEASDDFEQTELDRISNYLMSEFNGLTLIEIRSRLLRMMQEEKAIYDRLLSRALSLSTKSFTDDLLTESLHYAGTSQLLEQPEFADINRMKSLFRALEEKGKLIKLLTRCIEDEGVQVIIGSEAPSQEFKEYSFIISPYKSGDNILGTLGVLGPRRMEYDKTIPLVRYVSYVLSQTITEYSL from the coding sequence ATGGTGGGTAAGGAGCTCGATAGAAGGAGCAAGGAGGTATTACGGGCGGTGATAAGCCATTTCATCGCCAAGGGTACCCCCGTTGGTTCGAGGACCCTTTGCAAAATGGGGCGTTTCGGTTATAGCCCCGCTACCCTTAGGAATATAATGGCTGATCTTGAGGAGATGGGCTACCTTACCCAGCCTTACACCTCAGCGGGGAGGGTTCCTACCGATAAGGGATATCGGTTCTATGTAGACTCTTTGATGCGCTCCCGGAGGTTGCGGAAAAGAGAGGAGGAGTTCATTCTTTTTTCCCTTAAGAGCTATGCTGGGGACTTAGAACGATTAATGGAGCAGACATCGAGGATCCTCTCCCGACTTTCCAGGAATGTGGGGCTTGTTTTCTGTCCTCGCCTTCCCTCCATTGTGCTTAAGCACATTAGGTTCATAAAGTTGGAATATCCTAAGATATTAGTGGTTATTGTTTGTCACTCTGGTGCGGTGATAAATAAGGTAATAGAGGCTTCCGATGATTTTGAGCAGACGGAATTGGATCGGATCTCAAACTACCTAATGAGCGAATTCAATGGTCTTACCCTTATTGAGATAAGGAGCAGGTTGCTTCGGATGATGCAGGAGGAGAAAGCGATCTATGACCGATTGCTCTCCCGGGCGCTTAGTCTCTCCACCAAGAGTTTTACCGATGATCTTCTCACTGAATCCTTGCATTATGCTGGGACATCTCAGCTTTTAGAGCAGCCGGAGTTCGCCGATATCAATCGGATGAAGTCATTATTCCGTGCCTTGGAGGAGAAGGGGAAGCTGATCAAGCTCCTTACCAGATGTATCGAGGATGAAGGGGTTCAGGTGATCATTGGCTCGGAGGCTCCTTCGCAGGAGTTTAAGGAATACAGCTTTATTATCTCTCCTTATAAGTCCGGCGATAACATACTTGGCACCTTGGGGGTTTTGGGTCCCCGGAGGATGGAGTACGATAAGACCATTCCTTTGGTTAGATATGTATCGTATGTTCTTTCGCAGACGATAACCGAGTACTCGTTATGA